Within the Saccharopolyspora gloriosae genome, the region GCCTACGCCGCCGCGGAAGGACTCACCTTCGACCGCATCATCGGCGACGTGGACCGGGCGCTGGAGGCCGTGGTCGTGGACGCGCCGTTCGCGTTCTGGCAGTATCGCGGGCCGCAGGACTGCGCGAAGATCCCGGCACCCGGCGCGAGCCTCGACGAGCTGTGGACGTTCTTCGAGGAGACCTCGCAGTTCGATTCGTACACGGATCAGGGGCTCGACTCGTACGTGCCGTACTACTACCAGGCGGGCACGCAGCTGGGCTGGCCCGACGTGTCCGATGAGCCGTTGGCCGACCTGTTGCACCACCGCAAGATCGGGGAACCGCGCAACTTGGTGCCGCACGAGATCGACATGAGCTTCCGGCCGGGCGCGATGGCCGACGTGGCCGCGTGGATCGCTTCGCAGGGCTCGGAGCTGATGTTCGTCAACGGCGCCGCCGACCCGTGGAGCGCGGAACCGTTCCGTCTCGGTCCGGGCACCCGCGACTCCTACGACTACCTGGTGCCCGGCGGCAACCACGGTTCGAAGATCGAGGACCTCCCCGCGCCCGAACGAGCCGAAGCCGAGGCCACCGTGCGCCGCTGGGCAGGAGTCGACCAGACCCCCGCTCAGCTCCACGCCACGCTGGACCGCGACGACCTCACCCGCACGCCACCCCGCCTGCCCTGAGCACCATCACCAGACCATGTGCGGTTCCGCGCAGATCAAGTCCGGCCCACCAGCGGCCGAGCCGCGAAGGTCCGCGAAGCAAGCCCACCCAGCGGCCGAAGGCAGCCCTTGCGGCGTAGCCGAATCCTTGCGGCCGAAGGCCGTGCCTGTATGTGCGAAGCGCATAGCCCACGTCAAGAAGCCGACCACCGGCGGGTTCTCAGTTGGTCTCTCGCGAGGACGGCTTTTTCCCTCGTGGCGGAGCCACTAGGGAAAAAGATCCCGCAGCGAGAGACCAACTGAGGTTCCGCCACCCGCCCCCCAAGGACGAACGAGCCCTCAAGCAGCCCGACGTGCAGCGAAGCGGTCGTAGGTGGTCATGAGGAATCGGTGCGCAGGGCGTTCCACGAGCTTGGTGAGCGCCCAGCCGAGCAGCACGCCGTTGACCAGGAACGCCACGGTCTGCAACGTCGGTCCCACGCCGAGGTCCTGCAGCAGGCGGGAGACCACGTAGCCGAGGGTCTGGTGCATCAGGAACACGCCGTAGGAGATGCCCGCGAACCACTGGATCGGGCGCCGCGCCCACTGGGGGATGACCCGGTTCCAGTCCGGCCCGCGCGCGGTCAGCGCGACCACGAGCATGCCGACGCAGACCGCGACGGTCGAGCCCCAGTCGGCGACCAGGCCTTCCGGTGTCTCGGCGTAGTTGTGCAGCGCTTGGCCGAGCATGCAGGCCGCCAGCAGCAGGGCGAAGTGCGGCGTCTTGATGCGCTTGGTCGACCACAGCCAGATCGCCACGCCCACCACGAACAGGTGCCAGCGGTGCATTCCGATGCCGTCGACCACGGTCCGGTACCACTCCGGCGGCTGGGTCACGCGCAGCGGCCATTGCGCGGCCGGGATCAGCACGGCGGTCCACAGCACCAGCAGGATGCGGCGGCCGTGCCCGTAGCGGCTCGCGTACAGCATCGCCGCGGCGCTGAATCCCATCAGCTGCAGCGGCACCGTCCAGTGCGAGCCGTCGATGTAGAAGTACTCGGACGGCCGCCAGTTCCACAGCATGAGCAGGTTCGCGGCCAGGTCGGTTCCGGTCGGGTCGAACCAGCCCTCGATCGGCAGCAGGCTGATGCCCAGGTAGATCACCAGGACCGCGGCGAGGAACGGCGGTAGCAGTCGCGCGATCCGCCCCCACCAGTACCGCAGCAGGGTGCCGCGGCCGATCGTCACGCACGCGAAGTACGCGGAGATCACCAGCAGCAGGCTCGCGCCGACCTGGTAGGGGAAGACGATGTTGCGCGGGATCAGCTCGGGGTGCAGGTAGACGCTCAGGAACGTCGCGTGGTACAGCATCACGAGTCCCACGCAGCCGGCCCGTACGACGTCCCAGCTGATCTTCCGATTGCTCCGCGTGCCCGAGTGAGCTCGTGCGGGCGCAGTGGTTCCTTCAGGCACGGTATTACGTTACCAATCGCCGTTTTCATCGTTGTGACCCAACCGCAGGACAGCGGCCACCCGTCCGAGTGATCAAGGCCATGCTCGAGAGCTGTTGACCTCCACCGCACTGGAAGTCCGAGGCTGATGGGGTCATGGGCTCATCCCCTGGCCGGGTGAACCGTGGCAGACGGTGAACAGAGCATCAGGCGTGTGCCGAGCGCACGCCGGACGGGAGACCAATGGCTCAGTACGTGCTGCCCGAGTTGGATTACGACTACGCGGCGCTGGAGCCCGCGATCTCGGGTGAGATCAACGAGCTGCACCACAGCAAGCACCACGCGACTTATGTGAAGGGCGCCAACGACACGATCGAGAAGATCGCGGAGGCGCGGGACAAGGGTGACTTCGGTTCGATCGTGGGGTTGGAGACGACCCTGGCGTTCAACTTGGCGGGGCACTCGCTGCACTTGGTGTGGTGGAAGATCCTGTCGCCGAACGGGGGCGACAAGCCGACGGGTGAGCTGGCGGCGGCGATCGATCAGGACTTCGGGTCGTTCGACAAGTTCCGGGCTCAGCTGGAGGCGGTGTCCACCACGATCCAGGGCAACGGCTGGGGCGTGCTGGCGTGGGACCCGGTGGGTCAGCGGTTGATCACGCAGCAGTTGCGTGATCACCACTCGAACCTGTCGATCGCCACGACGCCGCTGCTGGTGTTCGACATCTGGGAGCACGCGTACTACCTGCAGTACAAGAACGTGAAGGCGGACTACGTCAAGCAGTTGTGGAACGTCGTGAACTGGGACGAGGTCGGCAAGCGCTTCGCCGACGCCCGCGCCGGCTACAACGGTCTGCGCCTGCCCACCGCCTGAGGCGCTTCCCCGGCCTGCTCACGGGGTCGGGTGGCGGAACCTCAGGTGCTTCCTCGTTGCGGGATCTTTTTCCCGAGTGCTCCGCCACGAGGGAGAAGCCGTCCTCGCGAGGAAGCACCTGAGAACCCGCCGGTGGTCGGCTCGCTCGGGTGGTCGCCGCTCATCGGCGTCGCCGCTGACAAGACCAGGATCAGAGCCGGGCTTTTGGACCCGCACCGCCGGGCGGCTCCCGGCTGCCTGGTTCAGGCGTTCGAGGCCACTCGGTGTTCGGGGGCGGGGGAGGTGGCCGCGCGTCGGAACTCGCTCGGGTTGGTGCCCCGGATTCGTTTGAAGGCCGCGCTGAATCCGAACGGGTCCGAGTAGCCCACGGTGCGGGCGACGTCCGCGATCGTCACGGCCTCCTTCTCGGCCAGCAGGTCCGCCGCGAGCGTCATCCGCAAGCGGGTCAGGTAGGTCAGCGGTGGTTCGCCGACCAGGTCGGCGAACCGCTTGGCCAGTGTCGAACGGGACACGCCGGTGCGGTCGGCCAGGGCGCCGACCGTCCACGGTGCCGCCGGTTCGGCGTGCAGCAGGCGCAGCGCGTCGCCGACCACCGGGTCCCGCTGGGCGGCCCACCAAGCCGGAGGCTCCCCACCGGGCCGGTCGAACCATTCGCGCAGCGTGCACACCAACATCCAGTCCAGCAGCCGGTCGAGCACGACCTGCTGGCCGGGGGCGTCGACGGCGACCTCGGCGGCGAGGTGCTCCAGCACCGGATCGGCGGTGCCCCCGGCGTCGACGCGCAGCACGACGGGCAGCGCGTCGAGCAGCCGGCGGCTCAGCTCGCCGCGCACCGGATAAGCCCCGACGATCAAGGTCGTCGACTCGGCGCCGGTGTCCTCGCCGGGGTCGTTCCACCCGAGCCGGTGCCGGGTCCCGCCTTGCTCCGGTGTCGCGCAGTCTTCGCCGCACTCGATCGGTTCAGCGGCGGTGCCGACCTCGTTGACGAAGGTGAAGGCGGTGGGGCCGCGCACGATGATCGTGTCTCCGCTGCGCAGCGGTTCGGGCGGGCGGCCGTCCGGCACGATCCAGCCCGACCCGGTGAGCGCGGTGCACAAGGTCAGCGGTGCACCATCCACGAAGCTCAGCGCCCACGGCGGAGTCAACGTGGTGCTGCCGAACAACGAGCCGTGAGCCCGCACCCCGCGGATCAGATCACTGAAGGCGTCCACCTCCGCGAGGTTAGACGAATGCACAGGCGATCCGGCTTCTCGCCTATGGGATTGTCCGATCCGCCGGTGTTGACTCGATGTCATGAGCAACGACACCACTCTGGTCCTCGGCGCGACGGGGAAGACCGGCCGACGGGTCATCGCGCGGTTGCGGCTGCGCGGAACGCCGGTGCGCGCCGCGTCCCGCTCCAGCGAGACCCGGTTCGACTGGTCCGACCCCGGCACCTGGGACGCCGCGCTGCGGGGCGTCGCCGCCGTCTACGTGGTGGCGCCGGCCGTGCCCGGCCCGGTGCACGAGTTCACGGCGCGCGCCGAGGCCGCCGGGGTGCGGCGGCTGGTCCTGCTCTCCGGGCGCGGCGCCGACACCTGGGGCGACTCCTCGTTCGGCCTCGACATGCGTTCCGCTGAGGACGCCGTGCGCGGTTCGGCGCTGGAGTGGACCGTGCTGCGGGCGTCGAACTTCGCGCAGAACTTCGACGAGGAGGTCTTCCACGCCCCGCTGCTCGCGGGGGAGCTGGCGACGCCGGCCGGCGCGGTTCCCGAGCCGTTCATCGACATCGACGACGTCGCCGACGCGGCGGCCCTGGTGCTCAGCGAGCCGGGTCGGCACGCCGGGCGGATCTACGAACTGACCGGCCCGCGTCCGATCCTCTTCGAAGAGGCCGTCGAACTGATCGCCCGCGGGTCCGGGCGGCCGCTCACCTACCGGAAGATCTCCCCGGACGAATACGCCGCGACGTTGGTCCGGGACGGGTTGAGCGAGGACGACGCCCACCACGTCGCCGAGATGTTCGTGCTGATGGAACGCGGCGTGCTCGCCACGACGACGGAGGACCTCGCCGCCTTGCTGGGGCGGGCGCCGCGGACTTTCGAGGACTACGTCGTGCGAGCCGCGGCCGCGGGCGCCTGGCGGCGGTGACCGCCCGGCGGAGCCGATCACCTCGACCGCCGTTCGCGGAACAGCAGCCGCGGAACGTGCAGCTACTCCGGAATTTCCCGCATCTGATCGAAAGGCCATGATGACCACCGACAACAGTTCGCTGACCGCTCAGGACATCGAGTTCCTCCGGCGCCCCCTGCACGGCTTCCTGTCCGTGGCCGGTGGGCCGCTGCCGCCGCAGCCTCGGCCCGTGTGGTTCGAGGTCACCGACGAAGGCACGATCCAGCTGTTCAACGATCCGAAGTCGCTCAAGGTGCGGCGCTTGCGCGAGGATCCGCGCGCGTCCCTCGTCGTCGCCGCCCCGACGGGCGAACGCGAGCACTGGGTGTCGGTCGCGGGCCGCGCCACGTTGGAATCCGACGGCGGCTACGACCTGTGCGCCCGACTCGGCGCTCGCTACTGGGATCTCGACGACCCGGTTCGCGCCAAGGAACTCGCCGGGATGCTCGCCGAGCACTGGGTCCGTGTCGTCATTCACCCGGAAAACGTGCGTCGCTTCCGCTTCGAGGGCTGAGGGGAACAGCGGAGCCGTGTCGCGGGTTGGGTGTGGTTGAGGGATCCACGATGTGAGGGAGCGGCATGGCGATCGAGATCGGGCGGTTCGGGTTGTGGACCGGGGCGCCCAGCTGGGACGGCGACACCGTCGAGCACCGGGAAGCCGTGGCGGAGATCGACGAACTCGGGTACGGGGCGTTGTGGCTCGGACTGGCTCCGGGGGATCTGCGGACGGTTCAGGCGCTGCTGGCCGCGACGAAGAAGCTGGTCGTGGCCACCGGGATCATCAACATCTGGGAGTACCCGGCCGCCGAGGTCGCCGCCGCCTACCAGCGGGTGGACCGGGTGCATCCGGGGCGCGCGCTGATCGGGATCGGCCCCAGCCACGCGCCGGTCGTGGAGAACAGCGGCCAGTCCTACGTCAAACCGTTCAGCAAACTGAAGTCCTATGTGGACGAACTTGACGCCGTCGAGGAGCCGCTGCCGTCGCAGGCGCGGGTGCTGGCCGCGCTCGGGCCGCGGGCGCTGGCGCTGGCGGGGGAGCGGGCGGCCGGTGCGCACCCGTATCTCACGACGCCCGAGCACACCGCGGTCGCGCGCGAAGTCCTCGGCGACGGCCCGCTGCTGGCGCCGGAGCAGAAGGTGGTGCTGGAGACCGACCCGGCCGAAGCCCGCGAGATCGCCCGCGACCGGACCGGGCCGTACCTGCAGCTGCCGAACTACCTGAACAACCTGCGACGCCTCGGCTACACCGACGAGGACTTCGCCGACGGCGGCAGCGACCGGCTCATCGACTCCCTGGTCGCGTGGGGCGACGCGGACACCATCGCCGACCGGGTGCGGGCGCACCGCGACGCAGGCGCCGACCACGTCACCGTCCAGGTGCTGAGCCGGGGAAGCGACCTGCCTCGG harbors:
- a CDS encoding acyltransferase, which encodes MPEGTTAPARAHSGTRSNRKISWDVVRAGCVGLVMLYHATFLSVYLHPELIPRNIVFPYQVGASLLLVISAYFACVTIGRGTLLRYWWGRIARLLPPFLAAVLVIYLGISLLPIEGWFDPTGTDLAANLLMLWNWRPSEYFYIDGSHWTVPLQLMGFSAAAMLYASRYGHGRRILLVLWTAVLIPAAQWPLRVTQPPEWYRTVVDGIGMHRWHLFVVGVAIWLWSTKRIKTPHFALLLAACMLGQALHNYAETPEGLVADWGSTVAVCVGMLVVALTARGPDWNRVIPQWARRPIQWFAGISYGVFLMHQTLGYVVSRLLQDLGVGPTLQTVAFLVNGVLLGWALTKLVERPAHRFLMTTYDRFAARRAA
- a CDS encoding pyridoxamine 5'-phosphate oxidase family protein, whose product is MTTDNSSLTAQDIEFLRRPLHGFLSVAGGPLPPQPRPVWFEVTDEGTIQLFNDPKSLKVRRLREDPRASLVVAAPTGEREHWVSVAGRATLESDGGYDLCARLGARYWDLDDPVRAKELAGMLAEHWVRVVIHPENVRRFRFEG
- a CDS encoding superoxide dismutase; translated protein: MAQYVLPELDYDYAALEPAISGEINELHHSKHHATYVKGANDTIEKIAEARDKGDFGSIVGLETTLAFNLAGHSLHLVWWKILSPNGGDKPTGELAAAIDQDFGSFDKFRAQLEAVSTTIQGNGWGVLAWDPVGQRLITQQLRDHHSNLSIATTPLLVFDIWEHAYYLQYKNVKADYVKQLWNVVNWDEVGKRFADARAGYNGLRLPTA
- a CDS encoding AraC family transcriptional regulator; the protein is MDAFSDLIRGVRAHGSLFGSTTLTPPWALSFVDGAPLTLCTALTGSGWIVPDGRPPEPLRSGDTIIVRGPTAFTFVNEVGTAAEPIECGEDCATPEQGGTRHRLGWNDPGEDTGAESTTLIVGAYPVRGELSRRLLDALPVVLRVDAGGTADPVLEHLAAEVAVDAPGQQVVLDRLLDWMLVCTLREWFDRPGGEPPAWWAAQRDPVVGDALRLLHAEPAAPWTVGALADRTGVSRSTLAKRFADLVGEPPLTYLTRLRMTLAADLLAEKEAVTIADVARTVGYSDPFGFSAAFKRIRGTNPSEFRRAATSPAPEHRVASNA
- a CDS encoding LLM class F420-dependent oxidoreductase; this translates as MAIEIGRFGLWTGAPSWDGDTVEHREAVAEIDELGYGALWLGLAPGDLRTVQALLAATKKLVVATGIINIWEYPAAEVAAAYQRVDRVHPGRALIGIGPSHAPVVENSGQSYVKPFSKLKSYVDELDAVEEPLPSQARVLAALGPRALALAGERAAGAHPYLTTPEHTAVAREVLGDGPLLAPEQKVVLETDPAEAREIARDRTGPYLQLPNYLNNLRRLGYTDEDFADGGSDRLIDSLVAWGDADTIADRVRAHRDAGADHVTVQVLSRGSDLPRWQWRELAPALKG
- a CDS encoding NAD(P)H-binding protein, which translates into the protein MSNDTTLVLGATGKTGRRVIARLRLRGTPVRAASRSSETRFDWSDPGTWDAALRGVAAVYVVAPAVPGPVHEFTARAEAAGVRRLVLLSGRGADTWGDSSFGLDMRSAEDAVRGSALEWTVLRASNFAQNFDEEVFHAPLLAGELATPAGAVPEPFIDIDDVADAAALVLSEPGRHAGRIYELTGPRPILFEEAVELIARGSGRPLTYRKISPDEYAATLVRDGLSEDDAHHVAEMFVLMERGVLATTTEDLAALLGRAPRTFEDYVVRAAAAGAWRR